A single genomic interval of Bradyrhizobium sp. AZCC 1693 harbors:
- a CDS encoding AMP-binding protein: protein MPLSQAAPGIVGPFAGLDVPWLLRMRAESRRNHPFLIWAPFEAAARSWSYSEFHDRVGALSAGLAKRGIKPGEYVLIHLDNCIEAMLAWFACVELGAIAVTTNTRSAAAEMEYFAGHCGAVAAITQPAYAELISANCRGLRWIAVISHDAGAKPVRGAPRGDSFEQLFADSADRPRRAADPFAPCSVQYTSGTTSRPKAVLWTHANALWGAKINAAHEDLHAGDVHQTYLPLFHTNALAYSMLATLWVGASCVIQPRFSASRFWRVALEHNCTWTSTIPFCMKALLEHEIPKTHRFRLWGTAVSEPPPFAAFGVKTIGWWGMTETITHGIVGEVDQPNTPMSIGRAAPEYQIRIVEDDGTPTDVGGTGNLLIKGIPGLSLFAEYLHNEKATRESFDEHGYFITGDRVTLLENGFIKFGDRTKDMLKVGGENVAASEIEQVIAVVPGVREAAVVAKKHAMLDEVPVVFIIPQAGVKGAPADLHDTVMAACRNGLADFKVPREIHFVDDMPRSTLEKVAKAELRKMLG from the coding sequence ATGCCACTTTCACAGGCCGCACCGGGCATTGTCGGGCCATTCGCAGGTCTCGACGTGCCGTGGCTGCTGCGGATGCGCGCCGAGAGCCGCCGCAACCATCCGTTCCTGATCTGGGCGCCGTTCGAGGCAGCGGCGCGGAGCTGGTCCTACAGCGAATTCCACGACCGCGTCGGTGCGCTTTCCGCGGGCCTTGCGAAACGCGGCATCAAGCCGGGCGAATATGTGCTGATCCATCTCGACAATTGCATCGAGGCCATGCTGGCCTGGTTTGCCTGCGTCGAACTCGGCGCGATTGCCGTCACCACCAATACCCGCTCGGCGGCAGCCGAGATGGAATATTTCGCCGGCCATTGCGGCGCGGTCGCCGCCATCACCCAGCCGGCATATGCCGAGCTGATCTCGGCCAATTGCCGCGGCCTGCGCTGGATCGCCGTCATCTCGCATGATGCCGGAGCTAAGCCTGTGCGAGGCGCACCGCGCGGCGACAGTTTCGAGCAGCTGTTCGCCGACAGCGCCGACCGACCGCGCCGCGCCGCCGACCCGTTCGCGCCGTGCAGCGTTCAATACACCTCCGGCACCACGTCGCGGCCGAAGGCGGTGCTGTGGACGCATGCCAATGCACTGTGGGGCGCCAAGATCAACGCTGCGCATGAGGACCTGCACGCCGGTGACGTGCACCAGACCTATCTGCCGCTGTTTCACACCAACGCGCTGGCCTACTCGATGCTGGCGACGCTGTGGGTGGGTGCTTCTTGCGTGATCCAGCCGCGGTTTTCGGCGAGCCGCTTCTGGCGCGTGGCGCTGGAGCACAACTGCACCTGGACCTCGACGATCCCGTTCTGCATGAAGGCATTGCTGGAACACGAGATTCCCAAAACCCACAGGTTCCGGCTCTGGGGTACTGCGGTTTCCGAGCCGCCGCCGTTTGCCGCCTTCGGCGTCAAGACGATCGGCTGGTGGGGCATGACCGAAACCATCACCCACGGCATCGTCGGCGAGGTCGACCAGCCCAACACGCCGATGTCGATCGGCCGCGCTGCGCCGGAATATCAGATCCGCATCGTCGAAGACGACGGCACGCCGACTGATGTCGGCGGCACCGGCAATCTCCTGATCAAGGGCATCCCCGGCCTGTCGTTGTTTGCAGAATATCTGCACAACGAAAAAGCCACGCGCGAAAGCTTTGACGAGCACGGCTATTTCATCACCGGCGACCGCGTCACGCTGCTGGAGAACGGCTTCATAAAATTCGGCGACCGCACCAAGGACATGCTCAAGGTCGGCGGCGAGAATGTCGCGGCGTCCGAGATCGAGCAGGTGATTGCGGTAGTGCCTGGGGTGCGCGAGGCTGCCGTGGTGGCGAAGAAGCATGCGATGCTGGATGAAGTGCCGGTCGTGTTCATCATTCCGCAGGCCGGCGTCAAGGGCGCACCGGCCGATCTGCATGACACCGTGATGGCCGCCTGCCGCAACGGGCTCGCCGATTTCAAGGTACCGCGCGAAATTCACTTCGTCGACGACATGCCACGCTCGACGCTGGAGAAGGTGGCGAAGGCGGAATTGCGGAAGATGCTGGGGTGA
- a CDS encoding VOC family protein, whose product MSVRVNALDHLVINVSDVARSTEWYRKILGMEVKVFDPGAGKTPRTSLVFGNQKINVRPRDADKVEWFTADHETAGSDDLCFLTSSTPDEVVAHLKANGVRIEEGPVAKQGARGTLRSVYCRDPDGSLIEISSYEDGTK is encoded by the coding sequence ATGTCCGTCAGGGTTAACGCGCTCGACCATCTCGTCATCAATGTGTCGGACGTGGCGCGTTCCACCGAGTGGTACCGGAAGATTCTCGGCATGGAGGTCAAGGTGTTCGATCCGGGTGCGGGCAAAACGCCGCGGACCTCGCTGGTGTTTGGTAACCAGAAGATCAACGTGCGGCCGCGCGATGCCGACAAGGTGGAGTGGTTCACGGCCGACCACGAGACCGCCGGCAGCGACGACCTGTGCTTCCTGACGTCAAGCACGCCGGACGAAGTCGTCGCGCATCTGAAGGCCAACGGGGTCAGAATCGAGGAAGGCCCGGTGGCAAAGCAGGGCGCGCGCGGCACGCTGCGATCGGTCTATTGCCGGGATCCGGATGGCAGCCTGATCGAGATTTCGTCGTATGAGGACGGGACGAAGTAA
- a CDS encoding Bug family tripartite tricarboxylate transporter substrate binding protein, giving the protein MISRRTAICLAMIGLSTAASIGSVSAADYPTRPVKWVVGYPPGGATDIIARLIGQRLSERLGQQFVIENKPGAGNNIATESVINAEPDGYTLLLVNPANYINATLYANLKFNLVRDIAPVAAFNRVPNVMTVNKDVPAKTVAEFIAYVKANPGKVNLASSGNGTSVHLSGEMFMAMSGAKMQHIPYRGAAPAITDLLGGQVQVIFDNMPSVLPHIRAGSLRALAVTSATKSSLLPDVPVLADTIPGYEASALFGMGAPKNTPKEIIAKLNKEINEVLAEPAIKARLVDLGGEPLIGPPEAFGAMIAAETDKWKKVIEEAQVEKVQ; this is encoded by the coding sequence ATGATTTCACGTCGCACCGCGATTTGTCTGGCCATGATCGGCCTTTCCACGGCCGCTTCGATCGGCAGCGTTTCGGCGGCGGATTATCCGACCCGGCCGGTGAAATGGGTCGTCGGATATCCGCCGGGCGGCGCCACCGACATCATCGCGCGGCTGATCGGCCAGCGGCTTTCCGAGCGGCTCGGCCAGCAATTCGTGATCGAGAACAAGCCCGGCGCCGGCAACAACATCGCGACCGAATCCGTCATCAACGCCGAACCGGACGGCTACACGCTGCTGCTGGTCAATCCGGCGAACTACATCAACGCCACGCTCTACGCCAATTTGAAGTTCAACCTCGTGCGCGATATCGCGCCGGTCGCGGCGTTCAATCGCGTGCCGAACGTGATGACGGTCAACAAGGACGTGCCGGCGAAGACGGTTGCCGAGTTCATCGCCTATGTGAAGGCCAATCCCGGCAAGGTGAACCTGGCGTCGTCGGGCAACGGCACGTCGGTGCATCTGTCGGGCGAAATGTTCATGGCGATGTCGGGCGCCAAGATGCAGCACATCCCCTATCGCGGCGCTGCGCCCGCAATCACCGATCTGCTCGGCGGCCAGGTCCAGGTAATCTTCGACAACATGCCGTCCGTCCTCCCGCACATCCGCGCCGGCTCGCTGCGGGCGCTGGCCGTCACCAGCGCGACGAAGTCGTCGCTGTTGCCTGATGTGCCGGTGCTCGCCGACACCATCCCGGGCTACGAGGCGAGCGCACTGTTCGGCATGGGCGCCCCGAAGAACACCCCGAAGGAAATCATCGCCAAGCTGAACAAGGAGATCAACGAGGTGCTCGCCGAGCCCGCGATCAAGGCCAGGCTGGTCGATCTCGGCGGCGAACCGCTGATCGGCCCGCCGGAAGCGTTCGGTGCGATGATCGCGGCCGAAACCGACAAGTGGAAGAAGGTGATCGAGGAGGCCCAGGTCGAGAAGGTGCAGTGA
- a CDS encoding DUF3551 domain-containing protein, with translation MRNAMLAVLALSAAAVATVAGSSPAAAYDYPYCVQGRGIGIPGDCSYSTYAQCMASASGRGLYCNVNPRAAFGQQRRMRVYRDY, from the coding sequence ATGCGTAATGCAATGTTAGCGGTATTGGCGCTGTCGGCAGCGGCAGTCGCCACGGTGGCGGGCAGCTCGCCGGCGGCGGCTTACGATTACCCCTATTGCGTCCAGGGCCGGGGCATCGGCATCCCCGGCGACTGCTCGTACAGCACCTACGCGCAGTGCATGGCATCGGCCTCTGGGCGCGGCCTCTACTGCAATGTCAATCCGCGCGCCGCGTTCGGGCAACAGCGGCGGATGCGTGTTTACCGGGACTATTGA
- a CDS encoding ArsR/SmtB family transcription factor, translated as MVKLQEEVLDRTFAALSDPTRRALLARLGDRESLSVSELAQPFSMSLPAIMKHLDVLSDAGLIAREKTGRTVACRLTAQPMEQAMDWLNRYQRFWSDALDRLAAFVEEDPWPPSQALSSQASAMPSLPSAPASRSSAGSTRRPKKSTPRGPTRKG; from the coding sequence ATGGTTAAGCTTCAAGAAGAAGTCCTGGACCGCACCTTCGCCGCGCTGTCCGATCCGACCCGGCGCGCGCTGCTGGCGCGGCTCGGCGACCGCGAAAGCCTTTCGGTCAGCGAACTGGCGCAGCCGTTTTCGATGTCGCTGCCCGCGATCATGAAGCACCTCGATGTGCTGTCGGACGCCGGTCTGATCGCGCGCGAAAAGACCGGCCGCACGGTCGCTTGCCGGTTGACCGCCCAGCCGATGGAGCAGGCGATGGACTGGCTCAATCGCTATCAGCGCTTCTGGTCCGACGCTCTCGACCGCCTTGCCGCTTTTGTGGAGGAAGACCCATGGCCGCCCAGTCAAGCCCTATCAAGTCAAGCGTCCGCGATGCCGAGCCTGCCGAGCGCCCCAGCCTCACGCTCAAGCGCCGGTTCAACGCGACGCCCGAAAAAGTCTACGCCGCGTGGGCCGACCCGCAAAGGCTAG
- a CDS encoding SRPBCC family protein, with the protein MQWFGPGSVEEGSVKADIDLRVGGRYRISFNAKGTYNEVGGVYREVVPNRRLVFSWAWHSTPERESLVTISMKPEGSGTLLTFLHEQFVDATARDNHERGWTELLAKLESYLA; encoded by the coding sequence GTGCAATGGTTCGGGCCCGGATCGGTCGAGGAAGGCTCGGTCAAGGCCGATATCGATCTGCGCGTCGGCGGCCGCTACCGCATCAGCTTCAACGCCAAGGGCACCTACAACGAGGTCGGCGGAGTCTATCGCGAGGTCGTGCCGAACCGGCGGCTGGTGTTCAGCTGGGCGTGGCATTCCACGCCGGAGCGGGAATCGCTGGTGACGATTTCGATGAAGCCGGAAGGCAGCGGCACGCTGCTCACTTTCCTTCACGAACAGTTCGTCGATGCCACCGCGCGCGATAATCACGAGCGCGGATGGACGGAGTTGCTGGCCAAGCTCGAAAGCTATTTGGCCTGA
- a CDS encoding DUF899 domain-containing protein, with protein sequence MHTVVSREEWIAARKAHLAHEKEYTKARERLAEERRALPWFKVDKDYVFDGPDGKVSLGDLFRGRSQLVVQHVMFAPDWNEACKSCSFWADGFERMIPHLAARDTTMVAISRAPLPKLAAFKQRMGWTFDWLSSGGNEFNYDCGVSFTPEQIERGGNYNFGTTRFGSEEAPGISVFYRDEAGTIFHTYSCFARGLDMMNAAYHYLDLTPLGRHEEGLPYPMDWVRLRDQYQPSQVQASCCHG encoded by the coding sequence ATGCACACCGTCGTCTCCCGCGAGGAATGGATCGCCGCCCGCAAGGCTCACCTTGCGCACGAGAAGGAATACACCAAAGCACGCGAGCGCCTGGCCGAGGAACGCCGCGCGCTGCCATGGTTCAAGGTCGACAAGGATTACGTGTTCGACGGGCCTGATGGAAAGGTGTCGCTCGGTGATCTGTTTAGGGGACGCAGCCAACTCGTGGTGCAGCATGTGATGTTTGCACCGGACTGGAACGAGGCCTGCAAGAGCTGCTCGTTCTGGGCCGATGGCTTCGAGCGCATGATCCCGCATCTGGCCGCCCGCGACACCACGATGGTCGCGATCTCGCGCGCGCCGCTGCCAAAGCTCGCCGCGTTCAAGCAGCGAATGGGCTGGACGTTTGACTGGTTGTCGTCCGGCGGCAACGAGTTCAATTACGATTGCGGCGTTTCGTTCACGCCAGAGCAGATCGAGAGAGGCGGCAACTACAATTTCGGAACCACCCGCTTTGGCAGCGAGGAAGCACCCGGAATCAGCGTGTTCTATCGCGATGAGGCAGGGACCATTTTTCACACCTATTCCTGCTTCGCGCGCGGCCTCGACATGATGAACGCCGCCTACCATTATCTCGACCTCACTCCGCTCGGGCGTCACGAGGAAGGCCTGCCCTATCCGATGGACTGGGTGCGGCTACGTGACCAATACCAGCCGTCACAGGTTCAGGCATCCTGTTGTCATGGTTAG
- a CDS encoding DUF1428 domain-containing protein: protein MPYVDGFIVAVPKKKLEAYVRLSKKCGKVWREYGALDYREWVADDVKVGKLTSFPRSVKLKPGETVVFAWITYKSRAQRDKINAKVMADPRLKEMTDGPPPFDGKRLIYGGFESLVKV, encoded by the coding sequence ATGCCTTACGTCGATGGCTTCATCGTCGCCGTGCCGAAGAAGAAACTCGAGGCCTATGTCCGTCTTTCGAAGAAGTGCGGCAAGGTCTGGCGCGAGTACGGCGCGCTGGATTACCGCGAATGGGTCGCCGACGACGTCAAGGTCGGCAAGCTCACCTCGTTCCCGCGCAGCGTCAAGCTCAAGCCGGGCGAAACCGTCGTGTTCGCCTGGATCACCTACAAGTCGCGCGCCCAGCGCGACAAGATCAACGCCAAGGTGATGGCAGACCCACGGCTCAAAGAGATGACCGACGGCCCGCCGCCGTTCGACGGCAAGCGGCTGATCTATGGCGGGTTCGAGAGCCTGGTGAAAGTGTAG
- a CDS encoding amino acid ABC transporter permease: MTSITDAPQNPLPFNSARSRKVPGGRAVRWLRANLFASVTSSVISLLLIMLLGKALVSLVQWGYWNAIWSVPGDQTGACRSIRGLGACWAVIPEKYRFILFGTYPFSEQWRPALVCLAFIALFVVSSRRSWWRKELVAVWAAALVLIGVLMWGGILGLTYVSQDRWGGLPVTLILATFGLAFGFPLGIVVALGRRSKLPAIRSLCVLYVELIRGVPLISLLFMASVMFPLFMPDGVNIDKLLRAQIAFVLYAGAYLAEVVRGGLQAVPRGQHDAADALGLSYWKKNGLIILPQAIRHVIPPLVNTFIAFFKDTSLVLIIGIFDLLTTAKTSIIDPAWQPFSIEVYVFVGLIYFVFCFAMSRYSRQLETQARPN, translated from the coding sequence ATGACGTCGATTACTGATGCGCCGCAAAATCCGCTGCCGTTCAACAGCGCGCGATCGCGCAAGGTCCCCGGCGGACGCGCCGTCCGCTGGCTGCGCGCCAACCTGTTCGCCTCGGTCACGTCCTCGGTCATCTCGCTGCTGCTGATCATGCTGCTCGGCAAGGCGCTGGTGAGCCTCGTGCAATGGGGCTACTGGAATGCGATCTGGTCGGTGCCCGGCGACCAGACCGGCGCGTGCCGGTCGATCCGCGGGCTCGGCGCCTGCTGGGCCGTGATCCCCGAAAAATACCGCTTCATCCTGTTCGGCACCTATCCGTTCAGCGAACAATGGCGGCCGGCGCTGGTGTGCCTGGCGTTCATTGCGCTGTTCGTTGTGTCGAGCCGGCGGAGCTGGTGGCGCAAGGAACTGGTGGCGGTGTGGGCGGCCGCACTGGTGCTGATCGGCGTGCTGATGTGGGGCGGCATCTTGGGATTGACCTACGTGTCGCAGGACCGCTGGGGCGGGCTGCCGGTGACGCTGATCCTTGCGACATTCGGGCTCGCCTTCGGCTTTCCGCTCGGCATTGTCGTGGCGCTGGGCCGCCGCTCAAAACTTCCCGCGATCCGATCGCTCTGCGTGCTCTATGTCGAGCTGATCCGCGGCGTTCCCCTGATCAGCCTGCTGTTCATGGCCAGCGTGATGTTTCCGCTGTTCATGCCCGATGGCGTCAACATCGACAAATTGCTGCGGGCGCAGATCGCGTTCGTGCTGTACGCGGGCGCGTATCTCGCCGAAGTCGTCCGCGGCGGGCTGCAGGCCGTACCCAGAGGGCAGCACGACGCCGCCGACGCGCTCGGGCTTTCCTACTGGAAGAAGAACGGCCTGATCATCCTGCCGCAGGCGATCCGCCACGTGATTCCGCCGCTGGTGAACACGTTCATCGCCTTCTTCAAGGATACCAGCCTGGTGCTGATCATCGGCATCTTCGACCTGCTGACGACGGCCAAGACATCGATCATCGACCCCGCATGGCAGCCGTTCAGCATCGAAGTCTACGTGTTCGTGGGGCTGATCTATTTCGTCTTCTGCTTTGCCATGTCCCGCTATAGCCGACAACTCGAGACGCAGGCACGCCCGAACTGA
- a CDS encoding amino acid ABC transporter permease, producing MTTSTPDLRRRRRLRFSLNRQQLVGLAWQILVVGIAVAIVGWLWSNALHNLSARRISTGFAFLSREAGMPIADSWLAYSPKDPYVRAFIVGIVNTFRVAVIGIVLATVIGTLIGIARLSSNWLLSRLAAVYVELLRDIPLLLQLLFWYVLMQGLPAARAAWKPIEGVFLSNRGLVLPSVPIAEANLWVIAAVVAGLMALYVLRRQLMARQMADGKVRHLWPYALALLVGVPALVSLGLGASWTITLPELRGFNFVGGLTLSPEYFALLIALVTYTSAFIAEIVRSGIQSVPIGQWDAANALGLRRSFVLQRIVLPQALRVIIPPMTSQYLNLTKNSSLAVAVGYQDVVSIANTTLNQTGQAIEAIALIMMVFLTISLGISLFMNWYNARIALVER from the coding sequence GTGACGACATCCACGCCCGACCTCCGACGCCGCAGGCGGCTGCGCTTCTCGCTGAATCGCCAGCAGCTTGTCGGCCTTGCCTGGCAAATCCTGGTGGTCGGGATCGCCGTCGCGATCGTCGGCTGGCTGTGGTCGAACGCCCTTCACAATCTGTCGGCACGCCGGATTTCGACCGGCTTCGCGTTTCTCAGCCGCGAGGCCGGGATGCCGATCGCGGACAGCTGGCTCGCCTACAGCCCGAAGGACCCTTACGTCCGGGCCTTCATCGTCGGCATCGTCAATACGTTCCGCGTCGCCGTGATCGGCATCGTGCTGGCGACCGTGATCGGCACGCTGATCGGCATCGCGCGGCTGTCCTCGAACTGGCTGCTGTCGCGGCTCGCCGCCGTCTATGTCGAACTGCTCCGCGACATTCCCCTGCTGCTGCAACTGCTGTTCTGGTACGTGCTGATGCAGGGCCTGCCGGCGGCGCGGGCCGCATGGAAGCCGATCGAGGGAGTTTTTCTGTCCAACCGGGGCCTGGTGCTTCCATCGGTCCCGATTGCGGAGGCAAATCTCTGGGTGATCGCGGCCGTCGTCGCCGGGCTGATGGCGCTATACGTGCTGCGGCGGCAATTGATGGCGCGGCAAATGGCCGACGGCAAGGTGCGGCATCTGTGGCCGTACGCTTTGGCCTTGCTCGTGGGAGTGCCGGCGCTGGTGTCGCTTGGCTTGGGCGCGTCCTGGACCATCACGCTGCCGGAGCTGCGCGGCTTCAATTTCGTCGGCGGGCTGACGCTGTCGCCGGAATATTTCGCGCTGCTGATCGCGCTCGTCACCTACACTTCAGCCTTTATCGCCGAAATCGTCCGCAGCGGCATCCAGTCCGTTCCCATTGGCCAATGGGATGCGGCCAACGCGCTCGGCCTGCGCCGGAGTTTTGTGCTGCAGCGCATCGTGCTGCCGCAGGCGCTGCGCGTCATCATTCCGCCGATGACCAGCCAGTACCTCAACCTCACCAAGAATTCCTCGCTGGCGGTCGCGGTCGGCTACCAGGACGTGGTGTCGATCGCCAACACGACGCTAAACCAGACCGGTCAGGCGATCGAAGCCATCGCGCTCATCATGATGGTGTTCCTGACGATCAGCCTTGGCATCAGCCTGTTCATGAACTGGTACAATGCGCGCATCGCGCTGGTGGAGCGCTGA
- a CDS encoding MurR/RpiR family transcriptional regulator — MAQLQPKSSPLSELCSALPSLPARLQQVGRFVAANDYDATTRSMRDLAAEAGADPAAFTRLAKALGYSGWDKLRAALTEARRPAQAQPFSARTRAGGKGPRAEISLVADKLEAESAGLARISTSSVAEAAKALHAARRIWIAGFRSCRSVAELLNYQLRLFRPDEVQLVGGCGPEDLDLGAFQRGDAVVVIGFAPYSRASVLSARATHDSGATLVAIADAIHAPMAEGADHLLLYEAAASPGFFPSLTGAIAIAQSLAAVTFVLGGAKAKRRLEETEGRLAAMSQYVAEEG, encoded by the coding sequence ATGGCGCAGCTCCAGCCGAAATCCTCGCCGCTCAGCGAATTATGCAGTGCCTTGCCGTCGCTTCCGGCGCGGCTGCAGCAGGTTGGGCGCTTCGTCGCCGCCAATGATTACGACGCCACCACGCGTTCGATGCGCGATCTGGCCGCCGAGGCCGGCGCCGATCCCGCCGCCTTCACACGCCTGGCAAAGGCGCTGGGCTATTCCGGGTGGGACAAGTTGCGCGCCGCGCTGACCGAGGCGCGCCGGCCGGCGCAAGCCCAGCCGTTCTCGGCCCGTACCCGGGCCGGCGGCAAGGGACCGCGCGCCGAAATCTCGTTGGTCGCCGACAAGCTGGAAGCCGAGTCGGCAGGCCTTGCGCGCATTTCCACGAGTTCCGTGGCCGAAGCCGCCAAGGCCTTGCATGCCGCGCGGCGAATCTGGATCGCCGGCTTTCGAAGCTGCCGCAGCGTGGCTGAGTTGCTCAATTATCAGCTCCGCTTGTTCCGCCCCGACGAGGTGCAACTGGTCGGCGGCTGCGGACCGGAGGATCTCGACCTCGGCGCCTTCCAGCGCGGCGATGCGGTCGTGGTCATTGGCTTTGCGCCCTATTCAAGGGCCAGCGTGCTGTCGGCGCGCGCGACGCATGATTCCGGCGCCACGCTGGTCGCCATTGCCGACGCGATCCACGCGCCGATGGCGGAGGGCGCCGATCATCTGCTGCTCTATGAAGCCGCCGCATCGCCCGGATTCTTCCCGAGCCTGACCGGCGCCATTGCGATTGCGCAGTCGCTGGCCGCGGTCACCTTCGTGCTGGGCGGCGCCAAGGCAAAGCGCCGCCTTGAGGAGACCGAAGGCCGGCTGGCCGCAATGTCGCAATATGTCGCCGAGGAGGGTTGA
- a CDS encoding aspartate aminotransferase family protein, producing the protein MGVSKSRVLHRSLRETPPKAIGGEGVWLIGENGQRILDASGGAAVSCLGHQHPRVLEAMSRQASKLAYAHTSFFSSEPAEALADKLVGHEPGGLGYAYLVSGGSEAIEAGIKLARQYFIEVGQPQRRHFIARRQSYHGNTLGALAAGGNAWRREPYAPLLSSAFSHVTPAFAYHEKSDSESETDFVTRLAAELEAEFQRLGPNTVAAFIAEPVVGATAGCVPAPEGYFRAVREICDRHGALVLLDEVMCGMGRTGTRHAWEQEGIAPDIQAIAKGLGGGYQPIGAMLASTRIVDVIRDGSGAFQHGHTYLAHPLACAAALEVQRVIDDEQLLDRVKTLGSQLERRLTERFGNHRHVGDIRGRGLFQAIELVADRATRTPFDPGLKLNQRIKAIAFEGGLGCYPAGGTVDGRSGDHVLLAPPYIATVDDIDMIVDRLGQAVDLALKSVGH; encoded by the coding sequence ATGGGCGTCAGCAAGAGTCGGGTGCTGCATCGAAGCCTGCGTGAAACCCCGCCCAAGGCGATCGGCGGCGAGGGCGTCTGGCTGATTGGCGAGAACGGCCAGCGGATTCTCGATGCGTCCGGCGGCGCCGCCGTCTCCTGTCTCGGCCACCAGCATCCACGCGTGCTCGAGGCGATGTCGCGGCAGGCGTCGAAGCTCGCTTATGCCCACACCAGCTTTTTCTCGTCGGAGCCGGCCGAGGCGCTGGCCGACAAGCTCGTGGGCCACGAGCCCGGCGGGCTTGGCTACGCCTATCTCGTCAGCGGCGGTTCGGAAGCGATCGAGGCCGGCATCAAGCTGGCGCGGCAGTATTTTATCGAGGTCGGCCAGCCGCAACGCCGGCACTTCATCGCGCGGCGCCAGAGCTATCACGGCAATACGCTGGGTGCGCTGGCTGCCGGCGGCAACGCCTGGCGCCGCGAGCCCTATGCCCCGCTGTTGTCGTCGGCCTTCAGCCATGTGACGCCGGCCTTCGCCTATCACGAAAAAAGCGACAGCGAATCCGAGACGGATTTTGTGACACGGCTGGCGGCCGAACTGGAAGCGGAGTTCCAGCGTCTTGGCCCCAACACGGTGGCGGCGTTCATCGCCGAGCCTGTTGTGGGCGCGACCGCCGGCTGCGTACCGGCGCCGGAGGGATATTTCCGCGCCGTCCGCGAGATCTGCGATCGGCACGGCGCGCTCGTCCTCCTCGACGAGGTGATGTGCGGCATGGGCCGCACCGGCACGCGCCACGCCTGGGAGCAGGAAGGCATCGCGCCCGACATCCAGGCGATCGCCAAGGGACTGGGCGGTGGCTACCAGCCGATCGGCGCCATGCTTGCGAGCACGCGCATCGTCGATGTCATCCGCGACGGTTCGGGCGCATTTCAGCACGGCCATACCTATCTGGCGCACCCGCTGGCCTGCGCCGCGGCGCTCGAGGTGCAGCGGGTGATCGATGACGAGCAATTGCTCGACAGGGTCAAGACCCTCGGCAGTCAACTCGAGCGGCGGCTGACCGAGCGTTTTGGTAATCACCGGCATGTCGGCGACATCAGGGGTCGCGGCCTGTTCCAGGCCATCGAACTCGTCGCCGATCGCGCCACCCGCACCCCGTTCGATCCGGGGCTGAAATTGAACCAGCGGATCAAGGCGATCGCGTTCGAAGGCGGCCTTGGCTGTTATCCCGCGGGCGGGACCGTCGATGGCCGCAGCGGCGATCATGTCCTGCTCGCGCCGCCCTATATCGCGACAGTGGACGATATCGACATGATCGTCGACCGCCTGGGTCAGGCCGTCGACCTGGCCTTGAAGAGTGTGGGTCATTAG